Proteins from a single region of Runella sp. SP2:
- a CDS encoding HigA family addiction module antitoxin produces the protein MSTYKVIGNDGRELRPAFPTHPGEVLEMELEARELKKSSFAMDLRMYPSHFSDILKGRRGISAAIALKLEKALGIDAAFWLRMQMDYDLAIERQKLVEA, from the coding sequence ATGAGTACATACAAAGTAATTGGCAATGACGGGCGAGAACTCCGTCCTGCCTTTCCAACTCATCCAGGTGAGGTATTAGAAATGGAGTTAGAGGCGAGAGAGCTAAAAAAGTCAAGTTTTGCCATGGATTTACGAATGTATCCTTCGCATTTTTCTGACATTTTGAAGGGTAGAAGAGGCATTTCTGCGGCCATTGCTCTTAAATTAGAAAAAGCCCTTGGCATTGATGCGGCATTCTGGCTCCGAATGCAAATGGATTATGATTTAGCCATTGAACGACAAAAATTGGTAGAAGCATAG
- a CDS encoding AIR synthase-related protein yields MTERYLQRGVSASKEDVHRAIAKLDKGLFPKAFCKIVPDILAGDPDYCTIMHADGAGTKTSLAYLYWKETGDLSVWRGIAQDSIVMNTDDLICVGATGPMLISSSIDRNKNKIPGEVIAEIINGTEEVLEMLRSHGVEIYSTGGETADVGDLVRTITVNSTVIARMKRSDVISNDTIQAGDVIVGLASFGQASYETTYNGGMGSNGLTSARHDVLDSYLAPKYPESFDPEVHSSLVYSGSKRLTDAVENTPVNVGQLILSPTRTYAPFAKTLLDELRPHIHGMVHCSGGAQTKVLHFIENLHVVKNNLFPIPPLFKLIQTESGTSWQEMYKVFNMGHRLEVYLSSEHAQRVIEIAQSFGIEAQIIGYVEASEGKKVTVQSEFGEFVYE; encoded by the coding sequence ATGACAGAACGTTACCTACAACGTGGGGTGTCGGCCTCCAAAGAAGACGTACACCGCGCCATTGCTAAGCTCGACAAAGGACTCTTCCCCAAAGCTTTCTGCAAAATCGTCCCTGATATTTTGGCAGGTGACCCCGACTACTGCACCATCATGCACGCCGACGGAGCAGGTACCAAAACCTCGCTGGCGTATTTGTATTGGAAAGAAACAGGTGACTTGTCGGTGTGGCGTGGCATAGCGCAAGACTCGATTGTGATGAATACCGACGACCTGATTTGCGTAGGAGCAACGGGTCCGATGCTTATCTCGTCGAGCATCGACCGTAACAAAAACAAAATCCCTGGCGAGGTCATCGCCGAAATCATCAACGGCACCGAAGAAGTACTGGAAATGCTTCGTAGTCACGGCGTTGAGATTTACAGCACGGGCGGCGAAACAGCCGATGTAGGCGATTTGGTACGCACCATTACGGTCAACAGCACGGTAATTGCACGCATGAAACGTTCGGACGTGATTTCTAACGATACCATCCAAGCAGGTGATGTGATTGTCGGATTGGCATCGTTTGGACAGGCTTCCTACGAAACCACTTACAACGGAGGTATGGGCAGCAACGGACTTACTTCCGCCCGTCACGACGTGTTAGACTCTTACCTTGCCCCAAAATACCCCGAAAGTTTTGACCCCGAAGTCCACAGTTCGTTGGTGTATAGCGGCTCCAAACGCCTTACAGATGCCGTCGAAAATACACCTGTCAACGTGGGTCAATTGATTCTTTCGCCTACGCGTACCTACGCCCCTTTTGCCAAAACGTTGTTGGACGAACTCCGTCCGCACATTCATGGCATGGTGCATTGCAGCGGTGGCGCCCAAACCAAGGTATTGCATTTTATTGAGAATTTGCACGTTGTTAAAAATAACTTATTCCCCATTCCTCCACTTTTCAAGTTGATACAAACCGAAAGTGGAACGAGCTGGCAGGAAATGTACAAAGTATTTAACATGGGGCATCGCCTCGAAGTGTATCTTTCGTCTGAACACGCCCAACGCGTCATCGAAATTGCGCAATCGTTTGGCATCGAAGCCCAAATCATCGGCTACGTAGAAGCCAGCGAAGGCAAAAAAGTAACGGTTCAGAGCGAGTTTGGAGAGTTTGTATATGAGTAG
- a CDS encoding serine hydrolase, which translates to MKKLSFLGFFLLSYCFGELSVLAQSYKPPVFTDPDRMKKIESVLPTIDKIYKEYAEKNHFPGFTYGVVVDGKMIHTGTAGYTDLSKKTPATTQSLFRIASMSKSFTTMAILQLRDAGKLDLDDRADKYIPEMKNTKLLTADAPAITIRHLLTHAAGFPEDNPWGDRQLADTNEELLKLIKSPIAFSNTPGVAYEYSNLGITLLGYIIQKVSGKTYQKFINDNIFQPLGMTHTKWEYAEVPADKLAHGYRWRDGQWTEEALLHDGAWGAMGGLITSIDDFSKYMALHLAAWPPKNDADNGPLKRSSIREMHQPWNISGFSPQFKYASGRPCATVSAYCYGLNWLRDCEGREYVGHSGGLPGFGSNWRILPQYGIGVVAFANVTYAPTVPINLQILDTLIVSAQLKPRQLPASDILKQRQQQLTQLLPNWQNAESSGLFAENFFADYSLEALKKEASALFEKAGKIVSVKEIVPENQLRGRYLIEGEKATLWVSFTLTPENSPLIQEYHIGEVRK; encoded by the coding sequence GTGAAAAAACTATCTTTCCTTGGCTTCTTTTTATTGAGTTATTGTTTTGGTGAACTATCAGTCCTAGCCCAATCCTACAAACCGCCCGTTTTCACCGATCCCGACCGAATGAAGAAAATCGAGTCGGTATTGCCTACCATTGACAAAATTTACAAAGAATACGCCGAAAAAAATCATTTCCCTGGGTTTACGTACGGAGTGGTAGTCGATGGCAAAATGATTCACACGGGGACGGCGGGCTATACCGACCTTAGCAAAAAAACGCCCGCCACGACGCAGTCGCTTTTCCGTATTGCGTCGATGAGTAAAAGCTTCACGACCATGGCGATTTTGCAATTGCGCGATGCGGGCAAACTCGACTTGGACGACCGCGCCGACAAGTACATTCCTGAAATGAAGAATACGAAATTGCTCACGGCCGACGCCCCCGCCATTACGATTCGTCATTTGCTCACGCACGCGGCAGGTTTTCCCGAAGACAACCCGTGGGGTGACCGCCAATTGGCCGATACCAACGAAGAATTATTGAAACTAATAAAAAGCCCAATTGCTTTCTCAAATACACCTGGGGTGGCGTACGAATATAGCAACTTGGGCATCACGCTTTTGGGCTACATCATCCAAAAAGTATCGGGAAAAACCTACCAAAAGTTCATCAACGACAACATCTTCCAACCCCTCGGCATGACCCACACCAAATGGGAGTATGCCGAAGTGCCCGCTGACAAACTCGCCCACGGCTACCGCTGGCGCGACGGCCAATGGACAGAAGAAGCCCTTCTCCACGACGGCGCATGGGGCGCAATGGGTGGTTTGATTACGTCTATCGATGATTTTAGCAAATACATGGCACTACATTTGGCGGCTTGGCCTCCCAAAAACGATGCCGATAACGGCCCACTGAAACGGAGTTCGATTCGGGAAATGCACCAACCTTGGAACATCAGTGGCTTCTCCCCGCAGTTCAAGTACGCGTCGGGTCGCCCGTGCGCTACGGTGTCGGCTTATTGTTATGGTCTCAATTGGCTGCGCGACTGCGAAGGCCGCGAATACGTAGGTCACAGCGGTGGGTTGCCTGGTTTTGGCAGCAACTGGCGCATTTTGCCTCAATACGGCATTGGAGTGGTTGCGTTTGCCAACGTTACTTACGCCCCCACCGTCCCGATTAACCTCCAAATCTTGGATACGCTCATTGTAAGTGCCCAGCTAAAACCTCGTCAGCTACCCGCCTCCGACATTCTAAAACAACGCCAACAACAACTCACCCAACTCCTTCCTAACTGGCAAAATGCCGAAAGCAGCGGGCTATTTGCCGAAAACTTCTTCGCGGATTACTCTTTGGAAGCCCTCAAAAAAGAAGCGTCCGCTTTGTTTGAAAAAGCAGGAAAGATTGTGAGTGTAAAAGAAATTGTTCCCGAAAATCAATTGCGCGGCCGCTACCTTATCGAAGGAGAAAAAGCAACACTCTGGGTGTCGTTTACGCTTACGCCTGAAAATTCCCCGTTGATTCAGGAGTATCATATTGGGGAGGTGAGGAAATAA
- a CDS encoding Gfo/Idh/MocA family protein: protein MQSSRRDFIRSASVATGASLFSFTPLELLASQRKRVSANDKLQLGVIGCKGMGWSDLRSHLQMSEVECVALADVDQSVLDQRAADVQTARGNRPQLYKDYRKMLENKDIDAVIVGTPDHWHCLALTDSLAAGKHVYCEKPLANSIEECNIMLAAAKRAGKIIQIGQWQRSGSHYEKAIEYVRSGKLGNIRLVKVWAYQGWMEPVPVKPDSAPPAGVDYDMWLGPAKKRPFNPNRFHFNFRWFWDYAGGLMTDWGVHEIDIALYAMNAKAPKSVMASGGKLAYPDDASETPDTLQTVYEYEGFNMLWEHATGIDGGNYGLTEGIAFIGNNGTLVLHRGGWSLHPETQTKNGIKVYKIEDIPDQARNGDYLNEHTKNFVQAIKDNNPKLLKCGIETGSVAAINAHMGNIAYKTGRKVYWDATTGAFKNDAEANALIKAHYNNGWQLPKA from the coding sequence ATGCAATCTTCCCGCAGAGATTTTATTCGTTCGGCTTCGGTGGCTACTGGAGCAAGTTTATTCTCATTTACCCCCCTCGAATTGCTGGCAAGCCAACGTAAACGAGTCTCTGCCAATGATAAATTACAATTGGGAGTGATTGGTTGCAAAGGCATGGGGTGGTCTGATTTACGCTCCCACCTCCAAATGAGCGAGGTCGAGTGCGTGGCCCTGGCCGACGTGGACCAAAGTGTCCTCGACCAGCGCGCAGCCGATGTGCAAACCGCCCGTGGCAATCGCCCTCAACTCTACAAGGATTACCGCAAAATGCTCGAAAACAAGGACATCGACGCGGTGATTGTAGGTACGCCCGACCATTGGCACTGCTTGGCGTTGACAGATTCATTGGCAGCGGGCAAACACGTTTACTGCGAAAAACCGTTGGCCAATTCCATCGAAGAATGTAACATCATGCTCGCTGCGGCTAAACGCGCGGGTAAAATTATCCAAATTGGACAGTGGCAACGGAGCGGCTCTCACTACGAAAAAGCCATTGAGTACGTGCGGTCGGGGAAATTAGGCAACATTCGTTTGGTGAAAGTATGGGCCTACCAAGGCTGGATGGAGCCCGTCCCCGTCAAGCCCGACAGCGCACCTCCTGCGGGCGTTGATTATGACATGTGGCTCGGTCCCGCCAAAAAACGCCCCTTCAACCCCAACCGATTCCACTTTAACTTCCGCTGGTTTTGGGACTACGCGGGTGGCCTAATGACCGATTGGGGCGTCCACGAAATCGACATCGCTCTGTATGCCATGAATGCCAAAGCACCCAAATCTGTCATGGCTTCGGGTGGAAAACTTGCCTACCCCGACGATGCTTCTGAAACCCCCGATACGCTCCAAACGGTGTATGAATACGAAGGCTTTAACATGCTTTGGGAACACGCAACGGGCATCGACGGCGGGAATTATGGCCTTACCGAAGGGATTGCGTTTATTGGAAACAACGGCACCTTGGTACTGCATCGCGGTGGCTGGTCGCTGCACCCCGAAACCCAAACCAAAAACGGCATTAAAGTCTATAAAATTGAGGACATTCCTGATCAAGCGCGCAATGGTGACTACCTCAACGAACATACCAAAAACTTTGTACAGGCCATCAAAGACAACAACCCCAAGCTGCTCAAATGCGGTATCGAAACAGGCAGCGTGGCAGCTATCAACGCCCACATGGGTAACATTGCCTACAAAACAGGGCGGAAAGTGTATTGGGATGCCACTACAGGCGCATTCAAAAACGACGCGGAAGCCAACGCCCTCATCAAAGCCCATTACAATAACGGTTGGCAACTACCGAAAGCGTAA
- a CDS encoding type II toxin-antitoxin system RelE/ParE family toxin, with product MLVKFNNDYLEKLYEGKTVKGKPRYSEQVIKKFVQKVTILKNVENSIALYQFRGLNFEELKGDKKGVYSIRIDLSYRLEFRLQNDMITLTEIVTIDDMTHHYQ from the coding sequence ACTACTTGGAAAAATTGTACGAAGGAAAAACCGTCAAAGGCAAGCCTCGTTACAGCGAACAAGTTATCAAAAAGTTTGTCCAGAAAGTAACTATTTTGAAGAACGTAGAAAACTCTATAGCTCTATACCAATTCAGGGGGTTAAATTTCGAGGAATTAAAAGGAGATAAAAAAGGAGTTTACTCTATTCGAATAGACTTGAGTTATCGCTTGGAGTTTCGATTACAAAATGACATGATTACTTTGACCGAAATAGTCACGATTGATGATATGACCCATCATTATCAATAG
- a CDS encoding DUF3592 domain-containing protein: MKTKSNRIGGSIFAIIGLLMMIGAWMLFQNDQKFAKEAASATGTVVESVYVKSRKGKGSYYPVVEFQTAEGKRMTFRSDTGRGRPDYENGEQVSILYEKQNPANAKIAGFWELWGLSAVLAVFGLIFMGVGLKISRS; encoded by the coding sequence ATGAAAACAAAGTCAAATCGAATTGGTGGAAGCATTTTTGCAATCATTGGGCTGCTGATGATGATTGGGGCTTGGATGTTGTTTCAAAACGACCAAAAATTTGCAAAAGAGGCTGCTTCAGCCACAGGGACAGTGGTGGAGTCGGTGTATGTAAAATCGCGAAAAGGGAAAGGTTCTTACTATCCCGTTGTCGAATTTCAGACGGCGGAAGGAAAGCGCATGACCTTTCGGTCGGATACGGGTAGGGGCCGCCCTGATTACGAAAACGGCGAACAAGTGAGCATTTTATACGAAAAGCAAAACCCTGCGAATGCTAAAATCGCAGGGTTTTGGGAATTATGGGGACTGTCGGCTGTTTTGGCCGTATTTGGACTTATTTTTATGGGAGTAGGTTTGAAAATTAGCAGGAGTTAA